Proteins encoded together in one Streptomyces sp. NA04227 window:
- a CDS encoding substrate-binding domain-containing protein has protein sequence MFRTSRQRAAAAGLLLTLGLTTACSSGKESTGDDSVDKVEGKISLTYLQKQGDQEYFVGEAAGAKAKAKELGVDLKVVNLGNDANKTISEMQSAIAQKTHGVIVVVPDPAVGPQVVQTAREAEVALLTSDDQICITGPDPADCEKQDLVPRIGFSGEQMGREVGMRAAKEFRKAGWKAGETRVVSAWKQDVTVCGDRVKAAEKAFRAEVEGVKVIDVPTDNTPTGAQDKVAATATANPKVKNWVVWGCNDENAMGGVTALENSGIASSRIIGVGLGGYLACKEWGTDASTGMKAALFINGRDVGALAVQTMYDKLKNGKEFPAEGFAPTTMVDRTNWKSSGLSCH, from the coding sequence ATGTTCCGTACGTCCCGTCAACGCGCAGCCGCCGCAGGCCTGTTGCTCACCCTCGGACTGACCACGGCCTGTTCCTCCGGCAAGGAGAGCACCGGGGACGACTCCGTCGACAAGGTGGAGGGCAAGATCTCCCTCACCTATCTGCAGAAGCAGGGCGACCAGGAGTACTTCGTCGGTGAGGCCGCCGGGGCCAAGGCCAAGGCGAAGGAGCTGGGGGTGGACCTCAAGGTGGTCAACCTCGGCAACGACGCCAACAAGACCATCAGCGAGATGCAGTCGGCCATCGCGCAGAAGACCCACGGCGTCATCGTCGTCGTCCCGGACCCGGCGGTCGGGCCGCAGGTCGTGCAGACCGCGCGGGAGGCCGAGGTCGCGCTGCTCACCTCGGACGACCAGATCTGCATCACCGGTCCCGACCCGGCAGACTGCGAGAAGCAGGACCTGGTGCCCCGTATCGGCTTCAGCGGCGAGCAGATGGGCCGGGAGGTCGGCATGCGCGCCGCCAAGGAGTTCCGCAAGGCGGGCTGGAAGGCCGGGGAGACCCGGGTCGTCTCCGCCTGGAAGCAGGACGTGACGGTGTGCGGTGACCGCGTGAAGGCCGCCGAGAAGGCGTTCCGTGCCGAGGTCGAGGGCGTGAAGGTGATCGACGTCCCGACCGACAACACCCCGACCGGCGCGCAGGACAAGGTCGCCGCGACGGCCACCGCCAACCCGAAGGTCAAGAACTGGGTGGTCTGGGGCTGCAACGACGAGAACGCCATGGGCGGCGTGACCGCCCTGGAGAACTCCGGCATCGCTTCCTCCCGCATCATCGGCGTCGGCCTCGGCGGCTATCTGGCGTGCAAGGAGTGGGGCACGGACGCGTCGACGGGAATGAAGGCCGCGCTGTTCATCAACGGCCGTGACGTCGGCGCCCTGGCGGTGCAGACCATGTACGACAAGCTCAAGAACGGCAAGGAGTTCCCCGCCGAGGGCTTCGCCCCGACGACCATGGTCGACCGCACCAACTGGAAGTCGTCCGGCCTGAGTTGCCACTGA
- a CDS encoding ABC transporter substrate-binding protein, which produces MRTNSTRRLIAAAVTVCAMAVGTTACGSSEPSADGSPDDVAAALEKGGKVTVWAWEPTLKKAAEEFEEKHPKVDIELVNAGTGDKQYTALQNAISAGSGAPDVAQVEYYALGQFAIGENVENLAGYGAADHAKKFTNGPWNAVKYDKAVYALPMDSGPMALFYNKKVFDKHRIEVPTTWDEYVEAARKLHKADPKVFITNDTGDAGATTSLIWQAGGRPYKSEGTDVDIDFRDAGSKKYTSTWQKLLDDDLLAPVSSWSDEWYKGLADGSIATLSIGAWMPANFASGVASASGDWRVAPLPQWTKGDKSSAENGGSSLAVPKGAKNKALAYAFIEYATTGAGAAARVADGAFPATRADLESQEFQKKEFPYFGGQQANRIFADSARNVGTGWSYLPYQVYANSIFNDTAGKAYVSSKPLAEALKSWQDASVKYGTEQGFTVNK; this is translated from the coding sequence ATGAGAACGAACAGCACCCGGCGGCTGATCGCCGCGGCCGTCACGGTCTGTGCCATGGCCGTCGGCACCACCGCCTGCGGCTCCTCCGAGCCCTCCGCCGACGGCAGCCCGGACGATGTCGCCGCAGCACTGGAGAAGGGCGGCAAGGTCACCGTCTGGGCCTGGGAGCCCACCCTGAAGAAGGCGGCCGAGGAGTTCGAGGAGAAGCACCCGAAGGTCGACATCGAACTCGTCAACGCGGGCACCGGCGACAAGCAGTACACCGCCCTGCAGAACGCCATATCGGCCGGCTCCGGCGCACCCGACGTGGCACAGGTCGAGTACTACGCCCTCGGACAGTTCGCCATCGGCGAGAACGTCGAGAACCTCGCCGGGTACGGCGCCGCCGACCACGCCAAGAAGTTCACCAACGGCCCCTGGAACGCGGTCAAGTACGACAAGGCCGTGTACGCCCTGCCCATGGACTCCGGCCCGATGGCGCTGTTCTACAACAAGAAGGTCTTCGACAAGCACCGCATCGAAGTCCCCACCACCTGGGACGAGTACGTCGAGGCGGCGCGGAAGCTGCACAAGGCCGACCCCAAGGTGTTCATCACCAACGACACCGGCGACGCGGGCGCGACCACCAGCCTCATCTGGCAGGCGGGCGGCCGCCCCTACAAGTCCGAGGGCACCGACGTCGACATCGACTTCCGGGACGCGGGCAGCAAGAAGTACACCAGCACCTGGCAGAAGCTCCTGGACGACGACCTTCTCGCGCCCGTCAGTTCCTGGAGCGACGAGTGGTACAAGGGCCTGGCCGACGGCAGCATCGCCACCCTGTCCATCGGCGCCTGGATGCCCGCCAACTTCGCCTCGGGCGTCGCCTCCGCCTCCGGCGACTGGCGCGTGGCCCCGCTCCCGCAGTGGACCAAGGGCGACAAGTCCAGCGCCGAGAACGGCGGCAGCTCCCTCGCCGTCCCCAAGGGCGCGAAGAACAAGGCGCTCGCATACGCCTTCATCGAGTACGCGACGACCGGTGCCGGTGCCGCCGCCCGCGTGGCCGACGGTGCTTTCCCGGCCACCCGCGCCGACCTGGAGTCGCAGGAATTCCAGAAGAAGGAATTCCCGTACTTCGGCGGGCAGCAGGCCAACAGAATCTTCGCCGATTCCGCCCGCAATGTCGGCACGGGCTGGTCGTACCTGCCCTACCAGGTGTACGCCAACTCCATTTTCAACGACACCGCAGGAAAGGCGTACGTCTCCTCGAAGCCACTCGCCGAGGCGCTGAAGTCCTGGCAGGACGCCAGCGTCAAGTACGGCACGGAACAAGGCTTTACCGTCAACAAGTAG
- a CDS encoding carbohydrate ABC transporter permease, with product MTTHIAGATADSTEPATPNEPPARAHTAVAARAARPRRRPHTPLNPRPSIPLTLVTGLVLLYTLLPLAWLVINASKNQKDLMDSFGLWFGEDFELWDNITRTLTYDDGVFVRWLLNTLLYVAAGAGGATVLAVLGGYALAKYEFPGRRAVFAVVIGAVAVPGTALAVPTFLMFSELGLTNTPWAVIIPSLISPFGLYLMWVFASEAVPTELLEAARIDGSGELRTFFTVALPLLMPGTVTVLLFSMVATWNNYFLPLIMIKDPDWYPLTLGLDSWSAQARTAGGEAVFDLIITGSLLTIVPIVAVFLLLQRYWQSGLSAGSVKE from the coding sequence ATGACGACCCACATCGCCGGTGCCACCGCCGACTCCACCGAGCCGGCCACGCCCAACGAGCCGCCGGCCCGCGCGCACACCGCGGTCGCCGCCCGCGCCGCTCGCCCCCGCCGCAGGCCGCACACCCCGCTCAACCCCCGACCCAGCATTCCCCTGACGCTGGTGACCGGCCTGGTCCTGCTCTACACGCTGCTCCCGCTGGCCTGGCTGGTGATCAACGCGAGCAAGAACCAGAAGGACCTGATGGACTCCTTCGGCCTCTGGTTCGGCGAGGACTTCGAGCTCTGGGACAACATCACCCGGACCCTGACCTACGACGACGGCGTCTTCGTGCGCTGGCTGCTCAACACCCTGCTGTACGTGGCCGCGGGAGCGGGCGGCGCCACGGTGCTCGCCGTGCTCGGGGGTTACGCGCTGGCGAAGTACGAATTCCCCGGGCGGCGCGCGGTGTTCGCGGTCGTCATCGGCGCGGTCGCGGTACCCGGTACCGCCCTGGCCGTACCCACCTTCCTGATGTTCAGCGAGCTGGGCCTGACCAACACCCCCTGGGCCGTCATCATCCCCTCGCTCATCTCCCCCTTCGGCCTGTACCTGATGTGGGTCTTCGCCTCCGAGGCGGTACCGACCGAACTCCTCGAAGCGGCCCGCATCGACGGCTCCGGCGAACTGCGCACCTTCTTCACGGTCGCGCTGCCGCTGCTGATGCCGGGCACCGTGACCGTGCTGCTCTTCTCCATGGTCGCGACCTGGAACAACTACTTCCTGCCGCTGATCATGATCAAGGACCCGGACTGGTACCCGCTCACCCTCGGGCTCGACTCCTGGAGCGCCCAGGCCCGCACCGCGGGCGGCGAGGCCGTCTTCGACCTCATCATCACGGGCTCCCTGCTCACCATCGTCCCGATCGTCGCGGTCTTCCTGCTGCTCCAGCGGTACTGGCAATCGGGCCTGTCCGCGGGAAGCGTCAAGGAATGA
- a CDS encoding carbohydrate ABC transporter permease: MTLMPTSAKAMPPPRPRRPRFRRQALTGWGFAGPFVAVFALVFLAPIGYAIHLSLYRDRLIGGTSFVGLDNYEAALTDTRFWEGLTRVGLFLAIQVPIMLGIALLVALAIDSGRLYGKSFFRVSIFLPYAVPAVVASLMWGFMYGTRFGLVGNINDTFGTELPDPLSPDLVLASIGNIVTWEFVGYNMLIFYSALKVVPRSLYEAAAIDGAGEWRIIASVKLPAIRSALIIATIFSIIGSFQLFNEPSILQKLAPNAITTDFTPNLYTFSLSFSGQQHNYAATVAIVMGVITAIIAYAVQLRGMRKG, from the coding sequence ATGACGCTCATGCCGACGTCGGCGAAGGCCATGCCGCCGCCTCGACCACGCCGTCCCCGTTTCCGTCGGCAGGCGCTCACCGGATGGGGCTTCGCCGGACCGTTCGTCGCGGTCTTCGCGCTGGTGTTCCTCGCTCCCATCGGCTACGCGATCCACCTCAGCCTCTACCGCGACCGACTCATCGGCGGGACGTCCTTCGTCGGCCTCGACAACTACGAGGCGGCGCTGACCGATACCCGGTTCTGGGAGGGCCTGACCAGGGTCGGACTCTTCCTGGCGATCCAGGTACCGATCATGCTCGGTATCGCCCTGCTCGTGGCCCTGGCCATCGACAGCGGGCGGCTGTACGGCAAGTCCTTCTTCCGCGTCTCGATCTTCCTCCCGTACGCGGTCCCCGCCGTGGTGGCCAGCCTCATGTGGGGCTTCATGTACGGCACCCGGTTCGGTCTGGTCGGCAACATCAACGACACCTTCGGCACCGAACTGCCCGACCCGCTCTCCCCCGACCTCGTACTCGCCTCCATCGGCAACATCGTGACCTGGGAGTTCGTCGGCTACAACATGCTGATCTTCTACTCCGCGCTGAAGGTCGTACCGCGTTCCCTCTACGAGGCCGCCGCGATCGACGGCGCGGGCGAGTGGCGGATCATCGCCTCGGTGAAGCTGCCCGCCATCCGCAGCGCGCTGATCATCGCCACGATCTTCTCGATCATCGGCAGCTTCCAGCTCTTCAACGAGCCGAGCATCCTGCAGAAGCTGGCGCCGAACGCGATCACCACCGACTTCACCCCGAACCTGTACACCTTCTCGCTGTCCTTCTCCGGCCAGCAGCACAACTACGCCGCGACGGTGGCGATCGTCATGGGTGTCATCACCGCGATCATCGCCTACGCCGTCCAGCTTCGCGGCATGCGGAAGGGCTGA
- a CDS encoding LacI family DNA-binding transcriptional regulator: protein MADVARLAGVSSQTVSRVSNGDSAVVEKTRLKVLAAMEELGYRPNSAARALKRGEFRTIGVITMDLSSTGNVRTLEAIAKCASHAGYAVTLMPLDTPTQDNVRGAFTRLGELAVDAAVLIMEVHLLDRQALTLPPHVKVVVVDSDAGDRFPVVDTDQRQGAELAVRHLLDLGHRTVRHVAGPEESFAAGRRATAWEETLRMEGRPVPELLRGDWTPESGYRAGLELARDPQCTAVFVANDQMALGVLRALHESGRRVPEDVSIVGFDDIQEGTAFTPPLTTVHQDFSKVGELCVETVLRELRGETVAEGARLVPTRLVVRESTAPPPRAAKKARK, encoded by the coding sequence ATGGCCGATGTCGCACGCCTCGCGGGTGTCTCGTCGCAGACGGTCTCCCGGGTGTCCAACGGGGACTCGGCGGTCGTCGAGAAGACGCGGCTCAAGGTCCTCGCCGCCATGGAGGAGCTGGGCTACCGCCCCAACAGCGCCGCGCGCGCCCTCAAGCGGGGCGAGTTCAGGACGATAGGCGTCATCACCATGGACCTCTCCAGCACCGGCAACGTCCGGACGCTGGAGGCCATCGCGAAGTGCGCGTCCCACGCCGGGTACGCGGTGACGCTGATGCCCCTCGACACCCCGACCCAGGACAACGTGCGGGGCGCCTTCACCCGCCTCGGCGAGCTCGCGGTGGACGCCGCCGTCCTCATCATGGAAGTCCATCTCCTGGACAGACAGGCGCTCACGCTCCCGCCCCATGTGAAGGTCGTCGTGGTCGACTCCGACGCCGGTGACCGCTTCCCCGTGGTGGACACCGACCAGCGCCAGGGTGCCGAGCTAGCGGTACGCCACCTCCTGGACCTCGGCCACCGCACCGTCCGCCATGTGGCCGGTCCCGAGGAGTCGTTCGCGGCGGGCCGCCGCGCCACGGCCTGGGAGGAGACCCTGCGCATGGAGGGCCGTCCGGTACCGGAGCTGCTGCGCGGCGACTGGACACCCGAGTCCGGCTACCGGGCCGGGCTCGAGCTGGCCCGGGATCCGCAGTGCACGGCGGTGTTCGTGGCCAACGACCAGATGGCCCTCGGTGTCCTGCGCGCCCTGCACGAGAGCGGGCGCCGGGTGCCCGAGGACGTGAGCATCGTCGGATTCGACGACATCCAGGAAGGCACCGCCTTCACCCCGCCCCTGACCACGGTCCACCAGGACTTCTCCAAGGTGGGGGAGCTGTGCGTGGAGACCGTCCTGAGGGAACTGCGCGGAGAGACCGTCGCCGAGGGCGCGCGGCTGGTACCGACCCGGCTGGTGGTCCGGGAGAGTACGGCGCCGCCGCCGCGCGCGGCGAAGAAGGCACGGAAGTAG
- a CDS encoding LacI family DNA-binding transcriptional regulator, whose protein sequence is MADVAELAGVSSQTVSRVANNRENVEAGTREKVLSAMRTLGYRPNTAARALVTGRFGALGVISFDVGAHGNARTLGAIADAAREADFSVNFMGIRAQTEAAVQHAFRHLMLQSVDGIVLVESQMLDTPSLHLPPAMPVVVADGDTGHSYSNVDFDQALGARSAVRHLLDLGHRTVWHLAGPADSFAAQRRADSWRQTLDAAGAPVPAALHGDWTAESGYRAGQRLARLPELTAVFAANDQMALGLVRALHEAGRRVPEDVSVVGFDDMAEAAFFPPPLTTVRQDFDLVGQHCVTLLLDQINNRSDRARRMAVEPVLVVRSSTAPPAPGASA, encoded by the coding sequence ATGGCGGACGTCGCCGAGTTGGCGGGCGTCTCCTCGCAGACCGTCTCCCGGGTCGCCAACAACCGGGAGAACGTGGAAGCGGGCACCCGGGAGAAAGTGCTCTCGGCGATGCGGACGCTCGGCTATCGCCCCAACACGGCCGCCCGCGCGCTGGTCACCGGCAGATTCGGCGCCCTCGGCGTGATCAGCTTCGACGTGGGCGCCCACGGCAACGCCCGTACCCTCGGCGCCATCGCGGACGCCGCCCGCGAGGCCGACTTCTCCGTGAACTTCATGGGCATACGCGCACAGACCGAGGCGGCCGTGCAGCACGCGTTCCGGCATCTGATGCTGCAGTCCGTGGACGGCATCGTGCTGGTCGAGTCACAGATGCTGGACACCCCGTCGCTGCACCTGCCGCCCGCGATGCCGGTGGTCGTCGCCGACGGGGACACCGGGCACAGCTACTCCAACGTCGACTTCGACCAGGCGCTCGGCGCCCGTAGCGCCGTCCGTCATCTGCTGGATCTCGGCCACCGCACGGTCTGGCACCTGGCGGGCCCCGCGGACTCCTTCGCCGCGCAGCGGCGGGCGGACTCCTGGCGGCAGACGCTCGATGCGGCCGGAGCCCCGGTACCCGCCGCGCTGCACGGCGACTGGACCGCGGAATCGGGGTACCGGGCCGGGCAGCGGCTGGCCCGGCTGCCCGAACTGACGGCCGTGTTCGCCGCCAACGACCAGATGGCGCTCGGCCTGGTACGCGCCCTGCACGAGGCGGGACGCCGGGTGCCCGAGGACGTGAGTGTCGTCGGCTTCGACGACATGGCGGAAGCGGCCTTCTTCCCGCCGCCGCTCACCACCGTCCGCCAGGACTTCGACCTGGTGGGGCAGCACTGCGTGACACTGCTCCTCGACCAGATCAACAACCGCAGCGACCGGGCACGCCGGATGGCCGTGGAGCCCGTCCTGGTGGTGCGCTCCAGTACGGCACCGCCAGCGCCCGGGGCCTCGGCCTGA
- a CDS encoding RICIN domain-containing protein, with translation MRSNPPGTARTLAVLSALVLGFLGTTGTAQAEPVTVPNGTQFTDPNGEPVHAHGGGVVKVGEYYYWFGENRNADNSFRYVSAYRSTDLKTWEFRKHVLTQETDPELKGANIERPKVMFNKSTGKFVMWMHKEGSPTDYSEARAAVAVSDTVDGDYSWKGSFRPFDEHMSRDITTFVDDDGTAYMISAANENRDLHVYRLNSDYTKIEEQVQKLWAGQSREAPAMFKRDGVYFLLTSGATGWGPNQQKYATASSVTGEWSGLQDIGDNTTYRSQTAYVLPVQGTKGTDYMYMGDRWGNSMGGMVNDSKYVWLPLEFPTKTTMTMDYSPNLTVDTEAGSVSGMDVTWEKLTSRKSGKCADVSSFDTNDGAQFVQWGCGWGVNQHYWFKKLDSDHVQIMARHSGKCLDVKDAATEDGAYAVQNTCDGRESQQWKVEQTDTDGYVRLIAKHSGKCLDVVNESTADGAALQQWTCGNGDNQKWEHSAA, from the coding sequence ATGCGCAGCAATCCACCAGGTACCGCACGGACCTTGGCCGTTCTCTCCGCCCTCGTGCTGGGATTCCTCGGCACCACCGGTACCGCCCAGGCGGAACCCGTCACCGTCCCCAACGGGACGCAGTTCACCGATCCGAACGGCGAGCCCGTCCACGCCCACGGCGGCGGCGTGGTGAAGGTGGGGGAGTACTACTACTGGTTCGGCGAGAACCGGAACGCGGACAACAGTTTCCGCTATGTCTCCGCCTACCGCTCCACCGACCTGAAGACCTGGGAGTTCCGCAAGCACGTACTGACCCAGGAGACCGACCCGGAGCTGAAGGGCGCCAACATCGAGCGGCCCAAGGTCATGTTCAACAAGAGCACCGGCAAGTTCGTGATGTGGATGCACAAGGAGGGCAGCCCCACCGACTACTCCGAGGCGCGCGCCGCGGTGGCGGTGTCGGACACGGTGGACGGGGACTACAGCTGGAAGGGCAGCTTCCGCCCGTTCGACGAGCACATGTCCCGTGACATCACCACGTTCGTGGACGACGACGGCACCGCTTACATGATCTCGGCCGCGAACGAGAACCGCGACCTGCACGTGTACCGGCTGAACTCCGACTACACCAAGATCGAGGAACAGGTCCAGAAGCTGTGGGCGGGCCAGTCCCGCGAGGCACCGGCCATGTTCAAGCGTGACGGCGTGTACTTCCTGCTCACCTCGGGAGCCACCGGCTGGGGGCCGAACCAGCAGAAGTACGCCACCGCGAGCAGCGTCACCGGCGAGTGGAGCGGGCTGCAGGACATCGGCGACAACACCACCTACCGCAGCCAGACCGCGTACGTGCTGCCGGTGCAGGGCACCAAGGGCACCGACTACATGTACATGGGAGACCGCTGGGGCAACTCCATGGGCGGCATGGTCAACGACTCCAAGTACGTCTGGCTGCCGCTGGAGTTCCCCACCAAGACCACCATGACCATGGACTACTCGCCGAACCTCACGGTGGACACCGAGGCGGGCTCCGTCTCCGGCATGGACGTCACCTGGGAGAAGCTCACCTCGCGCAAGAGCGGAAAGTGCGCCGACGTGAGCAGCTTCGACACCAACGACGGGGCCCAGTTCGTGCAGTGGGGCTGCGGTTGGGGCGTCAACCAGCACTACTGGTTCAAGAAGCTCGACTCGGACCACGTGCAGATCATGGCCAGGCACAGTGGCAAGTGCCTCGACGTGAAGGACGCCGCCACCGAGGACGGCGCCTATGCCGTGCAGAACACCTGCGACGGCAGGGAGTCCCAGCAGTGGAAGGTCGAGCAGACCGACACCGACGGCTATGTCCGGCTGATCGCCAAGCACAGTGGCAAGTGCCTGGACGTCGTGAACGAGTCGACGGCCGACGGCGCCGCTCTTCAGCAGTGGACCTGCGGCAACGGCGACAACCAGAAGTGGGAGCACTCGGCCGCCTGA
- a CDS encoding glycoside hydrolase, translated as MFAIRRPSVTRRTAAALTAVAAVTAAGVAAPHAGAETSAAALTVRLDPSYQQQPFQGWGTALAWFANVTGGWPDAQRERLADDLYGKDGLGFTIARYNIGGGDSPETQPYMRAGGAVPGYWNRPGEESPNWWDPANPEHWNPEADANQRWWLKAAKERGAKTFEAFSNSAPYFMTESGLVSGHNDPWKDNLRSDQYERFAQYLTGAMKRAQNSTGVTFDSLSPVNEPGTDYWRAGGRQEGSHWDPASQARMVSTLRATLDKEGLPTGIAAMDETNSGLFRSNWESYESSVRDAVGRLNTHTYGTGGRTGARDIAKGEDTPLWMSEVDLGGSAPQSFTDMSPALDLARHINDDIRELEPSAWVLWQAIEDYENMTPEHENSNWGLIQTDFTPADAAKEPLRKNKKYWAMGNYSRFIRPGARVINTDDPETLAAIRPEGAGTVVVHTNPTDSEREITLDLEGFQNVGDAPVERWTTDGEKNLHRDSDLKTEGRTLKAVVGPGSVTTFVLPGVDGVNPETATAPVGAPRQIVSDHSGMALTASEADGTVTPTQRNANPDDPSQQWTFTKLSADDWGNTATYRVTNKKTGKALSVSSGALTFAEPGSSAEQQWLRSTTGNGHQTLVNKATGELLDVINEATHDGAAVGVYRPTTGNNQSWSLPSAGSRKR; from the coding sequence GTGTTCGCCATCCGCAGACCATCGGTGACCCGCCGCACCGCGGCGGCCCTCACCGCCGTGGCGGCCGTCACCGCCGCCGGGGTCGCAGCGCCCCACGCCGGGGCCGAGACCTCGGCCGCGGCCCTGACCGTCCGGCTCGATCCGAGTTATCAGCAACAGCCGTTCCAGGGCTGGGGAACCGCCCTGGCCTGGTTCGCCAATGTCACCGGCGGCTGGCCGGACGCCCAGCGCGAGCGCCTTGCCGACGACCTCTACGGCAAGGACGGGCTCGGCTTCACCATCGCCCGCTACAACATCGGCGGCGGCGACAGCCCCGAGACCCAGCCCTACATGCGCGCGGGCGGTGCCGTACCCGGCTACTGGAACCGGCCCGGCGAGGAGTCGCCGAACTGGTGGGACCCGGCCAACCCCGAGCACTGGAACCCCGAGGCCGACGCCAACCAGCGCTGGTGGCTCAAGGCGGCCAAGGAGCGCGGCGCGAAGACCTTCGAGGCCTTCTCCAACTCGGCCCCGTACTTCATGACCGAGAGCGGTCTGGTCTCCGGCCACAACGACCCCTGGAAGGACAACCTGCGGTCCGACCAGTACGAGAGGTTCGCCCAGTACCTCACCGGCGCGATGAAGCGCGCGCAAAACTCCACGGGCGTCACCTTCGACTCCCTCTCGCCGGTCAACGAACCGGGCACCGACTACTGGCGCGCGGGCGGACGCCAGGAAGGCTCGCACTGGGACCCGGCCTCCCAGGCCCGCATGGTCTCCACCCTGCGCGCCACCCTCGACAAGGAGGGCCTGCCCACCGGCATCGCGGCGATGGACGAGACCAACTCCGGCTTGTTCCGCAGCAATTGGGAAAGTTACGAGAGCTCCGTCCGGGACGCCGTCGGCCGGCTCAACACACACACCTACGGCACCGGCGGACGCACCGGCGCACGCGACATCGCCAAGGGCGAGGACACCCCGCTGTGGATGTCCGAAGTCGACCTGGGCGGCAGCGCACCACAGAGCTTCACCGACATGAGTCCGGCCCTGGACCTGGCCCGTCACATCAACGACGACATCAGGGAACTGGAGCCGAGCGCCTGGGTGTTGTGGCAGGCGATCGAGGACTACGAGAACATGACCCCGGAGCACGAGAACTCCAACTGGGGCCTGATCCAGACCGACTTCACCCCGGCCGACGCGGCCAAGGAGCCGCTGCGCAAGAACAAGAAGTACTGGGCCATGGGCAACTACAGCCGCTTCATCCGTCCCGGCGCCCGTGTCATCAACACCGACGACCCGGAAACCCTGGCCGCGATCCGGCCCGAGGGAGCGGGGACCGTCGTCGTGCACACCAACCCCACCGACTCCGAACGGGAGATCACCCTCGATCTGGAGGGCTTCCAGAACGTCGGTGACGCTCCCGTCGAGCGCTGGACCACCGACGGTGAGAAGAATCTGCACCGCGACAGCGACCTCAAGACCGAGGGCAGGACACTCAAGGCAGTCGTCGGCCCCGGATCGGTCACGACCTTCGTCCTCCCCGGCGTCGACGGGGTGAACCCCGAGACCGCCACCGCCCCCGTGGGCGCGCCGCGCCAGATCGTCAGCGACCACAGCGGCATGGCGCTCACGGCGTCCGAGGCCGACGGGACCGTCACACCCACCCAGCGCAACGCGAACCCGGACGACCCGTCGCAGCAGTGGACCTTCACCAAGCTGTCCGCCGACGACTGGGGCAACACCGCCACGTACCGCGTCACCAACAAGAAGACCGGCAAGGCGCTTTCGGTGTCCTCGGGCGCCCTCACCTTCGCCGAGCCGGGTAGCTCCGCGGAACAGCAGTGGCTGCGCTCGACCACCGGAAACGGCCATCAGACCCTGGTCAACAAGGCCACCGGCGAACTGCTCGACGTCATCAACGAGGCCACACACGACGGCGCCGCGGTCGGCGTCTACCGGCCCACGACCGGCAACAACCAGTCCTGGTCACTGCCGAGCGCCGGGTCCCGGAAGCGGTAG